Genomic DNA from Alistipes indistinctus YIT 12060:
GGCCAGCGGAATGCGCGCCTCGGGCATGCCGATTTTGTGTACGGTGTCGAAGCAGGCGTTCGCCAGCAGCAGTCCGTTCGGATTGGCCAGCCCGATGTCTTCGGCGGCGAGGATCACCAGGCGCCGGGCGATGAACTTCGGGTCTTCGCCTCCGGCGAGCATCCGCGCGAGGTAATAGATTGCGGCGTTCGGGTCGCTGCCGCGCACCGACTTGATGAAAGCCGAGATTACGTCGTAGTGCTGTTCGCCGTTCTTGTCGTAGAGCGCGATGTTTTGTTGCAGGCAGTCGGTGACGTTCTTGTCGCTGATGATGATCTTTCCGTCGGTAGCGTTGCTGAGGATGTCGAGGATGTTGAGCAGCTTGCGCGCGTCGCCCCCGCTGAAGCGGAACAGCGCTTCTGTCTCGACTACCTCGACCCCCCGTTCGCGCAGGGTCGGGTCGGTTGTGACCGCCCGTTCGAGCAGCAGTTGCAGGTCGGCCTCCTCCATCGCTTTGAGCACATAGACCTGGCAACGCGAAAGCAGCGGCGAGATCACCTCGAACGACGGGTTTTCCGTCGTCGCGCCGATCAGCGTGACGACACCCTGTTCGACGGCGCCGAGCAGCGAATCCTGCTGCGATTTGTTGAACCGGTGGATCTCGTCGATGAACAGGAACGGCGAAGGGGTATTGAAAAACTGGCTCTTGCGCGCCTGTTCGATCACTTCGCGCACCTCTTTGACGCCCGAGGTGACGGCCGACAGGGTAAAGAGTTTGCGCTCGAGTGCCGTGGCGACGAGTTTGGCAAGCGTGGTTTTGCCTACGCCCGGCGGTCCCCAGAGGATGAACGAGGGAACGTTGCCGGTCTCGATGAACTTGCGGAATACGCCCTGCGGACCCACCAGGTGCTCCTGCCCGATGTATTCGTCCAAGGTGCGGGGGCGTAATCTTTCTGCCAACGGAATGTTGCTCTGCATAAAATTTTATTTACCTTTACAAAGATAGGAAACTTTTGGTTAATCCGCCGGTCTCCCTCTCTTGCCCGAACGATCGGGCGGGATGAAAAATTGTTTGCCGGAAGGCCGGTTTGGCCCTGTTTTTGTTCTTTCGCGAGAGAGGCCGAAGCAGGCCGTAGCAATACCACTGTGAAACGAATCGGACTACTTTCAGATACACACGGTACTTTCGATGCCCCGTTACGCAAATTCCTGGCCGAAGTCGATGAAATCTGGCACGCCGGGGATTTCGGGAACATCGAAACGGCCGATGCGATTGCCGCGTTCAAGCCCTTGCGCGGGGTTTACGGCAATATCGACGGAGGAGCCCTGCGGGTGGTCTATCCGCAGTGGCAGCAGTTCGACTGCGAGCAGGTGCCGGTGCTGATCACACATATCGGAGGCTATCCCGGACACTATCAAAGCGGGGTAGAGACACGCCTGAGGGCTCTCCGGCCGAAGATTTTCATCAGTGGACATTCACACATTTTGAAAGTGATTTACGACAAGAAACTCGACCTGTTGCACCTCAATCCGGGGGCTGCGGGGCTGAGTGGTTTCCACCAGGTTAGGACCGCCCTGCGCTTTACCGTCGACGGGGAGCGCATCGAGGAGCTCGAGGTGGGGGAATGGAAGCGAAATATGGGTTTATACTAAATAGGAGGCGGGCGGCGTTATCTTCCCGAAAGATAAAATGAGGAATAATGTCATGCAATTGAAGCAAACAAACACCCTGAGGTCCGTGTTCGAACAGGGCTATGCCGAGACGCGCCACTTCGGGGCACAGGGCCTTACGCTTGACTACCTGTTTCTGGCTATCCTGAAGCAGGAGGGAGGGCATGCTTCGTATCTGCTCCGGAAATTGCTGAAGGAGTGGGAAATCTATCAGATAAAGATCCGGATCGAAAACGACC
This window encodes:
- a CDS encoding replication-associated recombination protein A translates to MQSNIPLAERLRPRTLDEYIGQEHLVGPQGVFRKFIETGNVPSFILWGPPGVGKTTLAKLVATALERKLFTLSAVTSGVKEVREVIEQARKSQFFNTPSPFLFIDEIHRFNKSQQDSLLGAVEQGVVTLIGATTENPSFEVISPLLSRCQVYVLKAMEEADLQLLLERAVTTDPTLRERGVEVVETEALFRFSGGDARKLLNILDILSNATDGKIIISDKNVTDCLQQNIALYDKNGEQHYDVISAFIKSVRGSDPNAAIYYLARMLAGGEDPKFIARRLVILAAEDIGLANPNGLLLANACFDTVHKIGMPEARIPLAEATIYLATSPKSNSAYMAINAALGMVNHDTTDRPVPLHIRNAPTKLMKNLGYGDNYKYAHDFEGNFAEQEFMPEGLVGHRFYQPADNPKERELAQRITTLWKGKY
- a CDS encoding metallophosphoesterase family protein, encoding MKRIGLLSDTHGTFDAPLRKFLAEVDEIWHAGDFGNIETADAIAAFKPLRGVYGNIDGGALRVVYPQWQQFDCEQVPVLITHIGGYPGHYQSGVETRLRALRPKIFISGHSHILKVIYDKKLDLLHLNPGAAGLSGFHQVRTALRFTVDGERIEELEVGEWKRNMGLY